The following proteins are co-located in the Plasmodium vinckei vinckei genome assembly, chromosome: PVVCY_11 genome:
- a CDS encoding ATP-dependent DNA helicase UvrD, putative: MALEYEGNSCNESISVDEDDADKINDDVINQILFRNLSEEQMKIVQVPLDYNLCIIACPGSGKTSTLTARIIKSIIERKKSIVCITFTNYSAKDLKEKIIKKINCLIDLCTGKDIQNKLFNRNKNIGGTKIRNKKYDINKTMYKNKFKVLDTTIFIGTIHSFCRYILLKYKGEFKILTESINSNVIKMAFNNFCNSTMYTNCGLGGDGKTPNDSSIINKSDNTFNLAHFINCMKNNISKNEEKKLEDEAIQSEGEDEEEDEYFFNYLYNFNSSMDKGNLEQMGEVKCILKKKEILFLKKKIKLLKYVELYNMTNIEINDIEKKFYVNYKKIFEKEKYIYYDFDDLLIETYKLMKDNIPIRNKILEEWNYMFCDEFQDINTTQFNILQFFANIQYDVKPSMDNEFGDDDMNIFVENDPSKFIKKGSKNSKIQNNKRSKTKTSITVIGDDDQSIYAFRGAHASVFKKIIKECNCLLFKLSTNFRSTKEIVRISNNLILNNGSCRINKKIYTNNIPGQKATFEIFKTNDDQISYVLAQIIFLKKIYNLKFSDFAILSRTNKTLKETLINMNKYEIKKKALKMFREFCKNLENKNIPNDTHKNCLKNEKQFESTTGSTTNLKSHEDSVSSKKELPSDKIKEEWSEVNIATFNIPIKELNKKKSFFGSKEIIQLITLLRFLINVNDDVVFLKSFKIIKNSKLIKTIIHKLANNHIEQTHNIADSHYAKDNNNMNNHKAKSSKENISFFEKVKAISQLHILSKRKKLSADQLAILNIFTENEIKIILDFFFVVNHFLNICSKHNSVYTLVMDILKKTNFIKKIMKKIEESAENTANTMNDEQGDLVNANNNSSHMENLIKCKSENDIPTVSHKSGIENNSKEKESTHINNDINRGDYQNVHGKKRTFEQCNDNAEIINNNNKENPNIINELEIKNNLKALFNINEEDYNYSQIQNIFIFLEITREYKPNLMEQTCYDCLICFLNDFKNNMHEKLLIEKVTLTTIHKSKGLEWKVVFIINVIEGEIPHVSANNNEIIEERKIFYVGITRAKYILYLLCYVQNTHMSEKNTISRFIYQMKL; encoded by the coding sequence atggCTTTAGAATACGAGGGTAACAGTTGTAACGAGTCCATAAGTGTTGATGAAGATGATGCagacaaaataaatgatgatGTAATTAATCAGATATTGTTTAGAAATTTATCCGAGgaacaaatgaaaattgtACAGGTGCCTTTGGActataatttatgtattattgCATGTCCAGGGTCAGGAAAAACATCAACTTTAACAGCCCGTATTATTAAGAGTATAATAGAAAGGAAAAAATCAATTGTCTGTATAACATTCACAAATTATTCTGCTAaagatttaaaagaaaaaataataaaaaaaataaattgtttaaTAGATTTATGTACAGGCAAagatatacaaaataagcTTTTcaatagaaataaaaatattggaGGTACTAAAATtcgaaataaaaaatatgatattaataaaacaatgtataaaaataaattcaaaGTTTTAGACACAACAATATTTATAGGAACTATCCATTCATTCTGTAgatatattcttttaaaatataaaggagagtttaaaatattaacggaatcaataaatagtaatgtaataaaaatggctTTTAACAACTTTTGTAATTCAACCATGTATACAAATTGTGGACTTGGAGGGGATGGTAAAACCCCAAATGATTCCtctataattaataaaagtgATAACACATTTAATCTTgcacattttattaattgcatgaaaaataatataagtaAAAACGAAGAAAAGAAATTAGAGGATGAAGCGATACAATCTGAGGGGGAagatgaagaagaagatgagtatttttttaattatttatacaattttaatagtTCTATGGATAAAGGGAACTTAGAACAAATGGGGGAAGttaaatgtatattaaaaaaaaaagaaatactttttttaaaaaaaaaaataaaattattaaaatatgttgaattgtataatatgacaaatattgaaataaatgatattgaaaagaaattttatgtaaattataaaaaaatttttgaaaaggaaaaatatatttattatgattTTGATGATTTATTGATAgaaacatataaattaatgaaaGACAATATACCAATacgaaataaaatattagaaGAATGGAATTACATGTTCTGTGATGAGTTTCAGGATATAAATACAACACAATTTAATATTCTGCAATTCTTTGCTAACATACAATATGATGTTAAACCGAGTATGGATAACGAGTTTGGTGATGAtgatatgaatatttttgttgaaAATGATCCAAGtaaattcattaaaaagggttctaaaaatagtaagatacaaaataataaacgaAGTAAGACAAAGACAAGTATTACTGTCATAGGGGATGATGATCAATCAATTTATGCCTTTAGAGGAGCACATGCTagtgtttttaaaaaaattataaaagaatGTAATTGTCTATTATTTAAACTAAGTACAAACTTTCGAAGTACAAAAGAAATAGTGAGGatatcaaataatttaatattaaataatggaAGTTgtagaataaataaaaaaatatatacaaataatataccaGGACAAAAAGCAACTTTTgaaattttcaaaacaaATGATGATCAAATATCATATGTCTTAGctcaaattatttttttaaaaaaaatatataatttaaaatttagtGATTTTGCTATTTTATCTCGTACTAATAAAACTTTAAAGGAAActcttataaatatgaacaagtatgaaattaaaaaaaaagctttaaaaatgtttcgagaattttgtaaaaatttagaaaataaaaatatacccAATGATActcataaaaattgtttaaaaaatgaaaaacaaTTTGAGTCTACAACTGGTAGCACAACAAATTTGAAAAGTCATGAGGACAGTGTCTCTTCAAAAAAGGAACTTCCCTctgataaaattaaagaagaATGGAGCGAAGTAAATATTGCCACTTTTAACATACcaataaaagaattaaataaaaaaaaatcattttttggaTCGAAAGAAATTATACAATTGATAACGTTGCTTcgttttttaataaacGTAAATGATGATgtagtttttttaaaatcttttaaaattataaaaaatagtaaattgataaaaacaattattCACAAGCTAGCTAATAATCATATTGAGCAAACTCACAATATCGCAGATAGTCATTATGCTAAAGACAATAATAACATGAACAATCATAAGGCCAAATCAAgcaaagaaaatatatctttCTTTGAAAAAGTTAAAGCTATTTCACAGTTGCATATATTGTCTAAGAGAAAAAAACTTAGCGCCGATCAGCTAGccattttgaatatatttacagaaaatgaaataaaaattattcttgattttttttttgttgtaaATCATTTTCTTAACATTTGTTCGAAGCATAATTCAGTTTATACTTTGGTAAtggatatattaaaaaaaacaaactttataaaaaaaataatgaaaaaaatagaagaaAGTGCAGAAAATACTGCTAACACAATGAATGATGAACAAGGTGACTTGGTGAATGCTAACAATAATTCATCTCATAtggaaaatttaataaaatgtaaaagtgaaaatgatataccCACAGTAAGCCATAAATCAggtattgaaaataatagtaaagaaaaagaaagtacacatataaataatgacaTTAATAGAGGGGATTATCAAAATGTGCATGGAAAAAAACGGACGTTTGAGCAATGTAATGATAATGctgaaataattaataataataataaggaAAACCCTAACATAATAAACGAGTTAGAAATTAAGAATAATTTAAAggcattatttaatataaatgaagaaGACTATAATTATAGtcaaatacaaaatatatttatatttttagaaatAACAAGAGAATATAAACCAAATTTAATGGAACAAACATGTTATGATTGTTTAATATGTTTTCTGAacgattttaaaaataatatgcatgAAAAATTGTTAATTGAAAAAGTTACATTAACAACTATACACAAATCAAAAGGATTAGAATGGAAGgttgtttttattataaatgttATAGAGGGTGAAATACCTCATGTTTctgcaaataataatgaaataattgaagaaagaaaaattttttatgtaggTATAACAAGggcaaaatatatattatatttattatgttatGTACAAAATACTCATATGtctgaaaaaaatactatatCACGATTTATATATCAAATGAAACTTTAG